TCTCCCACTCATCTCACGACCACAATAAGTTACAATCGATCTTGTAACGAGAGGAGGAGGCTGATAAAAAAGCAGTAACTTTCATGACACTTAAATGCACTATATATTGAGTTTCAGCATCCACTTTTACGTCATTGGGTGGCTTGGTTATAGCTTGTTGCTATAGGTTGGCGCTGTAAATGGAGCCAATTGTTATTACGGCTGTATAGCTAACAGATTAATTTACCTATCAGAGGAGAAAAATGATTCCCGCCAAAGTGGTGCTTGACGTATCTAGATAAGCACGTAAACCTAGTTTCGTAAAATAAGACGGAGTCATTCTGATCTTTTGGCCCTTCATTCTCTATCTGTAGCATAAAAAATGGTTCTTTTTCCTCTTAAAAGTGGGGTATTCATGTAGTTAAATCAGCATGCCTAGTTGCCATCCACTATTCTGTTTAGAAGGAAAGACAACTTTTAAGACTTTTCCGGTGCGTGTGCACGGGGTCATGTTCTGGCAAGGCAAATTCACATGGTGCATCAATGAACTGCCTTCGAGCATCGCGTAGTGTCAAAAGAACTTTAGCACTCCAGTTAACAGAAAGTCGCCTTGATTCTTTACCTCTACTAATCCATTATGTTCGACAGTAACGATTGCTGAAACTGACCACAATTTTCGGGACTTGCCATGCAGGCCACACACTACTAATACTGACGTTTTAGGCACCTCATGATTTAATCTTGCATCTTAGTTGCTGTTAAAGAGCTAGTAATAATAAATATCTCTATCTCAAACTATTACGATCTTCACTGTTGGATACCTTTGATTGATTGAATGATCTTGGATCTTCAATTCTTTGCGCTTGTGAACATATTCAGTCAGTAGTAAAAATCAGGAGCTGATACAGATATTTCTTCCGGGgcttatatttttttcaaatgatCACCATTGATGTGCAGGTTGCAAAAGACCCTTCTGGCAAAGATATCAATGCGCTTGAACAGCACATTAAGAATATTCTCTCTCCATCGACTCCCTATTTCTTCAACACTTTGTATGATCCTTTCCAAGAAGGCAATGATTTTGTCCGGGGTTATCCATTCAGCCTTCGTGAGGGTGTGCCTACAGCCGTTTCCCATGGCCTTTGGCTTAATATTCCCGATTATGATGCTCCCACGCAGCTTGTGAAGCCTCTTGAGAGAAATACCAGGTCTCCATTTCTTTCGCAGATTAGCTCAGCAAGCTTCTAGTATTTAACAAACTTTTCAATCATTTGTCCATGCATTAATGCATACAGAATTCTCAAGTATATATGTTTTAATTTTATTAGGTATGTCAACACGGTCATGACAATACCAAAGGGCACCCTCTTTCCTATGTGTGGAATGAATCTAGCATTTGATCGTGACCTCATTGGCCCAGCGATGTATTTTGGACTCATGGGAGAGGGTCAGCCAATTGGACGTTACGACGACATGTGGGCTGGCTGGTGTACCAAGGTGCTGCATCTgtctttcctttctctttttcaaaatatttttattgcATGCAgtaaaatcaagagaaaatgaTCTACTCTGCACTTATTTAGTTTCCCTAACCTTTTAGGTGGTTGTTGATGTTTTTAGGTGATATGCGATCATTTGGGACTGGGAATCAAGACAGGGCTTCCCTACATCTGGCACAGCAAAGCTAGCAATCCTTTTGTGAACTTGAAGAAAGAGTATAATGGTATCTATTGGCAAGAAGAGATCATTCCGTTCTTCCAGTCAGCAACTCTTTCAAAGGATTCCACTACAGTCCAGAAGTGCTATGTAGAACTGTCAAAGCAAGTTAAGGAGAAGCTAGGAAAGATAGATCCCTACTTTACCAAACTTGCAGATGCCATGGTCACTTGGATCGAAGCTTGGGATGAGCTCAACCCGGCCACAGATACTGCCAAATTACCAAACGGCTCTGCTAAGTGAAAGTCATAGCAGCATTGACGACGGCCTTTAGTTTTTGCAATAGCTCAAAATTTAATACTTACTGCTTCTTTTTCCAAGTATGCAACCCTTTATACGTTCGGATAAGTCCGTGTATTAGTTCCTTTTTCATGGAACTAATGAACTGGTCCAATGTAACATCTGCGCAATATGCATATTTTAGAGTAGAGAAAAGAATAATAGTTGATGCAACTTCCAAGTTCCAACAGACCGTGGTTGAATCCTTATTGTTTCTTTCCACATGAAGGTAGAAACTTTGGCTTGGTTTTATACTGCACCCGTATTTTGAGAGCATGATTGAAGGATTATCTGCGATACTAATCTGTTTTTAAGTCCCGGACATGGAGAAAAGAACAAGAATATATGGAATTTAAACTCAGGTTGCATTACACTCTCCAAAACCTTTGCAAACAGATTGGCATTGAACTATCGTCAATTTCTCCGCTATCTACGTGTATTGTGTAGTCAATCTGGGATCATTATTTGGCTACACAACCATCTGGAATAACTTCCTCTTTCCTCGGTAATTGGATAGCCTTTCTCCTTGTTTAAGCACATTGGTATGCCTGCTCAAGAATGTTTATAAGGTTAACTGGTAATAGCAGAAAAGCAGTAGATAAAAAGGCAGATCCTTGTTTAAGCATGCCCGCTGAAGAATGTTTATAAGGTTAACTGGTAATAGCGGAAACACAGTAGATAAAAAAGGCTGAGAGCAAAACGCCGTTGCCGGGGATCGAACCCGGGTCACCCGCGTGACAGGCGGGAATACTCACCACTATACTACAACGACCTTGTTGATATGCCTGGTGAAGAATGTTTATTAGGTTAACTGATAATAGTGGAAACGCAGTAGATAAAAAGGCTGAGAGCAAAACGCCGTTGCCGGGGATCGAACCCGGGTCACCCGCGTGACAGGCGGGAATACTCACCACTATACTACAACGACCTTGTTGATGATGATTGGGATAATTGattacaaatattttaaaacCAGCAAAAAAACAACATAAcgaaaatttaaaacaaaaatttttaactagccaaaaaaaaaaaaaaaaaccgtagAATTTGAGATAAAGAGcgttcaaaatttttcttttcatttttgtatAAACAATATAACGCATTGATGCAATTCAAAGGTACACAGGATTCCTACTAGTCATGCAAATTGAAGACTTTGGCAAGGATGGTTACCCCCTTTCATTCTGATTATATTCTACCGATCGTTTAGCAGACGAAGTACCAATGCGTTTAGTCAAATAAAAAGAGGCAACAATCCTTGGTTTTCAatgaaaccaaaagaaaaatggagattAAAATCTAACATAAGAGTCGCAACCGAAGTATTTCTTTTCCCTCGGATTGGAGCAAATGGAGATCAGAATCATTCACAGAGACTCGTACCACTTCACGATTTGAGATTAATATGTCGTATACAAGccgtatatgtatgtatgtatgcatgtatgtatctttgtgtgtgtgtgtgtgtagacAAGGGGTGGAACTTGGAGATTACCATAATCCGCAGCTAACAAGAAGATGTGGAAGAAAAGGCCAAACATATTTGCCATTGGTTTTTTACTCTTATGGACGGTTAACGCCAGTTGCTGCCACCTATGGCAATATTTTTAACTTCTTGCGCAATAAATTATATGACACTTAATGCTCGTGGATTCAAGAAGACAAAAGAACAAATGCAATACATACACAAGTAACTCACCAGAAAGAATTACTAAACCAACAAAAACTGGCATTGCTCCTTCAAAATCAGAGAATTCACAGAAACTATCTATCTATCCTTCGATTTCATATGGCACCTTTGACAAAATTATCCCCCCGGCAATACTGGTCTCTCTGCAATGGCAATGCATCAGAGCAAACTGATCACCAAGGTTGAAGATGCTTTTGCCCAATAACTGGGCCGCGAGGACttcttaaaattttattaactaGGTGTAAGATCCTCTGCCTTCTTACGCTTGGCTGCAGGTTCATCGCTGTCCTCCTCATGGTTGCTAGCACCATTCACTGCATCTACACCAAGAAGTGAGACGTGCTTGCTCGTGATCTGACGACCAGCCCTCAGCTTTGGTCCCCAATGCCTTTCAGGATTAGGAAGGAACCGTGCAACCTTCTTGGCCTGTGCCTTGCTTAAAGATGCCACGGCTCGTGCAAAATTAGCCTAAGTAAAATGTTTTAAATGAGTAAATCATTGTTATGGGAGAGTTGAGGCTTAAAAAATGTGGCCCAATATCGTTGGCTCTTTGCATTAAAGGTCTCACTAACTCCGAACCTTAATGTACCTCTGTAACTAAAGAGAGATATAACCAACACGATAATGGAGATTGGGTGCGTGCACAAACATACCTGTAGAACAGGTTCCTTTGCAAGGATCACACTTCCAGCTTGGTCTGGAGGTTGAGCCTTCACAGGATGGTTTTTGACCTACAGAACAACATGCCACTTCACTCACAAATACTTGCAGAATAACCACATCGCAGAAAAATAACAGAAGCTGATGACATAGTATTTCACAATAAAAGAATGATATGACGTGACATAAAATGTATCGGGGGCCATAAAAAATGTCAACTTCGAAAATAACAGCTTTTCTCAGATTTCTCTTCAGATTGTTTTTACAACcaccaaaaacataaaaattaaaaaacccTTCAAATTCAGGCCATCAGAACTTTATGAATTTGGAATAATTCAATGAGCAATGAAAATCAAGGAAGTGTGTTTTGTCACCATATTTCATAAAGAATTTCGT
This portion of the Coffea eugenioides isolate CCC68of chromosome 11, Ceug_1.0, whole genome shotgun sequence genome encodes:
- the LOC113754368 gene encoding probable UDP-arabinopyranose mutase 1 codes for the protein MASSSPPLKDELDIVIPTIRNLDFLEMWRPFFQPYHLIIVQDGDPSRTIKVPDGFDYDLYNRNDINKMLGPRASCISFKDSACRCFGYMVSKKKYIYTIDDDCFVAKDPSGKDINALEQHIKNILSPSTPYFFNTLYDPFQEGNDFVRGYPFSLREGVPTAVSHGLWLNIPDYDAPTQLVKPLERNTRYVNTVMTIPKGTLFPMCGMNLAFDRDLIGPAMYFGLMGEGQPIGRYDDMWAGWCTKVICDHLGLGIKTGLPYIWHSKASNPFVNLKKEYNGIYWQEEIIPFFQSATLSKDSTTVQKCYVELSKQVKEKLGKIDPYFTKLADAMVTWIEAWDELNPATDTAKLPNGSAK